A genomic segment from Bradyrhizobium diazoefficiens USDA 110 encodes:
- a CDS encoding outer membrane protein, with protein MKKILILTACIGALCAAAPSFGTDLAGQPVKVKAAPLPVAAPIIDWSGYYMGANGGWGTSHNCWDFNGITSEGCHNSTGGTVGGQIGYRWQIFNMVYGLEGQGNWADFRGSNVSTAFPTDTVGTTTDAFGLLTGHIGYAFNAVLLYGKGGAAVTSNTYYVNSVATGTELGKNNDVRWGGVLGAGAEVSLTPNWSAGVEYNHLFMQRSNISFPAALGADRAHQDVDLITARLNYKFGWPFAR; from the coding sequence ATGAAAAAGATTCTTATTCTGACTGCATGCATCGGCGCACTCTGTGCGGCCGCCCCCTCATTCGGCACGGATCTGGCCGGGCAGCCCGTCAAGGTCAAGGCGGCACCGCTGCCGGTCGCGGCCCCGATTATCGATTGGTCCGGCTACTATATGGGCGCAAACGGTGGCTGGGGAACGAGCCACAATTGCTGGGATTTCAATGGCATCACTTCCGAGGGCTGCCATAATTCGACTGGCGGTACCGTTGGCGGCCAGATCGGCTATCGTTGGCAAATCTTCAACATGGTGTACGGCCTCGAAGGCCAGGGCAACTGGGCCGACTTCCGCGGCTCCAATGTCAGCACCGCCTTCCCGACAGACACCGTTGGCACCACGACAGATGCATTCGGCCTACTCACGGGCCATATCGGATACGCGTTCAATGCTGTGCTCCTTTATGGCAAGGGCGGTGCTGCGGTGACCAGCAACACCTATTACGTCAACTCGGTGGCAACCGGCACCGAGCTTGGCAAAAACAATGATGTGCGTTGGGGTGGCGTGCTGGGCGCCGGTGCCGAAGTCAGCCTCACGCCGAACTGGTCAGCGGGCGTCGAGTATAACCACTTGTTCATGCAGCGCAGCAACATAAGCTTCCCAGCGGCCCTTGGCGCGGATCGCGCGCACCAGGACGTCGATCTCATCACGGCACGGCTCAACTACAAGTTTGGCTGGCCGTTCGCCAGATAA
- a CDS encoding MerR family transcriptional regulator translates to MNRATPRRRRWRIGELAEATGVTVRTLHHYEHTGLLAATERTEGGHRMYDRESGQRVHQIRALRELGFSLVEIRKAMEGTTSLTDLLRKHLERIEVQVARTTLLRDRLRNMTIDSEAQVSVDELPATLNAMSRAETRSQTSRCTCNLAAEREDRWRRIRDDLRDCMDGGEHPCGERAKAVAVAARLLISEIAGDDSRVSMILKVLARLSAPRSLAGWDPCLMQYLDLALGGLEDQPY, encoded by the coding sequence ATGAACAGAGCTACACCAAGACGGCGTCGATGGCGCATTGGCGAACTTGCAGAGGCGACCGGAGTAACGGTGCGCACGCTGCACCATTATGAGCACACTGGACTGCTAGCAGCGACAGAGCGCACTGAGGGCGGTCACCGGATGTATGACCGCGAAAGCGGGCAACGGGTTCATCAGATTCGCGCGCTGCGTGAGCTTGGCTTCTCGCTCGTGGAGATCCGTAAAGCTATGGAGGGGACGACCTCACTCACGGACTTGCTGCGCAAACATCTAGAGCGCATAGAAGTCCAAGTCGCGCGCACAACTCTGTTGCGCGACCGTTTGCGCAACATGACCATCGACAGCGAGGCGCAGGTAAGTGTGGATGAGCTGCCTGCCACCCTGAACGCCATGTCGCGCGCCGAGACGCGGAGTCAGACGTCCCGGTGCACCTGCAATTTAGCTGCGGAGCGAGAGGACCGCTGGCGGCGAATCCGTGATGATCTTCGCGACTGCATGGATGGGGGCGAGCACCCTTGCGGAGAGCGCGCAAAGGCTGTCGCGGTTGCAGCACGCTTGCTGATCAGCGAAATCGCCGGCGACGATTCACGTGTTTCGATGATCCTGAAGGTACTTGCACGATTAAGCGCGCCCCGCAGTCTGGCTGGTTGGGATCCCTGTCTAATGCAATATCTCGATCTTGCCCTTGGCGGATTGGAGGATCAGCCTTACTGA
- a CDS encoding sulfite exporter TauE/SafE family protein translates to MTSLLFAIISLLYASVGQAGGTAFLSLMAFFGMSSTETRPTALGLNIVVAAYSTWLFNRNKVVDWTILRPLLFSSMPASLAGGLIVLEEHMYKTLTGLVLLLASAVMIMQRGRAVDRVGEIPLRESVSIGAVLGLVSGLTGVGGGVFLAPTLIALNWASPRQTVALSPPFILANSTVGFVGALFTGQFPSPDLALYAIFTLAGAVAGAVIGLKWLSQTAIRFILAAVLLVAGIQLVRA, encoded by the coding sequence ATGACTTCCCTGCTCTTCGCGATCATCTCCCTGCTATATGCGAGCGTTGGCCAGGCTGGCGGGACTGCATTCCTCTCGCTAATGGCTTTTTTTGGTATGTCATCGACAGAGACGCGCCCCACGGCGCTTGGTCTCAACATTGTCGTCGCGGCTTATTCTACTTGGCTGTTCAACCGCAACAAGGTCGTTGACTGGACAATCCTGCGCCCTCTTCTCTTTTCGTCAATGCCAGCGTCGCTTGCCGGTGGCTTGATTGTGCTCGAGGAGCACATGTACAAAACACTAACCGGACTCGTTCTTCTTCTGGCGAGCGCAGTGATGATCATGCAGCGGGGACGAGCTGTCGATCGCGTCGGCGAAATTCCGCTCCGGGAAAGCGTGAGCATTGGCGCGGTCCTTGGCCTCGTTTCTGGCCTGACTGGGGTGGGCGGCGGTGTGTTCCTCGCCCCGACGCTCATCGCACTGAATTGGGCATCACCGAGGCAGACCGTCGCGCTATCACCCCCTTTTATCCTGGCCAATTCCACAGTCGGCTTCGTCGGAGCTCTTTTCACCGGGCAATTTCCCTCTCCGGATTTGGCTCTATACGCTATCTTCACGCTGGCGGGGGCGGTCGCTGGAGCAGTAATCGGCCTGAAATGGTTGAGCCAGACAGCCATCAGATTCATACTGGCGGCCGTTCTGCTCGTTGCCGGCATTCAATTGGTTCGCGCTTAA
- the nodD2 gene encoding transcriptional regulator NodD2 gives MRFKGLDLNLLVALDALITERNLSSAARKINLSQPAMSAAVARLRKHFRDELFGMRGRELVLSSRAEGLAAPVREALMHIELSIMARHPFDPARLNRRFRIVLSDFVTVVLFRNVVARVTREAPAVSFELAAPTDEHELLLRRGEVDFVIRPDFFMSSTHPRAALFEERLVCVGCCTNRELQPRLTFDRYMSMGHVAVKHGGAPRTPVEHSFLTDLGPTRRIDILVQSFSMIPPLIVGTNRIGTMPLGLVRHFQRTMPLRIVELPHPFPAFTEAVQWPSLHNSDPGSLWMRDILFQEATRMATTQELRVTSSPEDAEPPGHFVRSVSPLP, from the coding sequence ATGCGTTTCAAAGGTCTGGATCTAAATCTTCTGGTCGCGCTGGATGCTCTAATAACTGAGCGCAACCTCTCGTCAGCCGCACGCAAGATCAATCTTAGTCAGCCGGCAATGAGCGCAGCCGTTGCCCGGCTGCGCAAGCATTTCCGTGATGAACTGTTTGGAATGAGGGGGCGCGAACTTGTCTTGAGCTCACGCGCGGAAGGGCTCGCGGCTCCTGTGCGCGAGGCTCTGATGCACATTGAACTCTCGATTATGGCCCGACATCCGTTCGACCCAGCTCGATTGAACCGCCGATTCAGGATCGTCCTTTCTGACTTCGTAACAGTTGTGCTCTTCCGAAATGTCGTAGCACGCGTCACGCGAGAAGCCCCCGCCGTCAGCTTCGAATTGGCTGCGCCGACCGATGAACACGAGCTGCTCCTCCGCCGCGGTGAAGTCGATTTTGTTATCCGGCCAGATTTTTTCATGTCCAGCACGCACCCCAGAGCGGCCCTATTCGAGGAGCGACTCGTCTGCGTAGGCTGCTGCACCAATAGGGAATTACAACCCCGGCTTACATTCGATCGATATATGTCGATGGGTCACGTTGCAGTTAAGCACGGAGGTGCGCCCCGGACGCCAGTTGAGCATTCCTTTTTGACTGATCTCGGACCCACGCGGCGCATCGACATCCTCGTGCAGAGCTTCAGCATGATCCCGCCTCTCATAGTTGGGACGAACCGCATAGGCACGATGCCATTAGGGCTCGTGAGGCATTTCCAAAGAACGATGCCCCTTCGGATCGTTGAGCTTCCGCATCCATTCCCCGCCTTCACCGAGGCGGTCCAATGGCCCTCACTTCACAACAGCGACCCGGGAAGTCTGTGGATGAGGGACATTTTGTTTCAGGAGGCCACCCGCATGGCAACTACACAAGAGCTCCGTGTGACCAGCAGCCCGGAAGACGCGGAGCCCCCGGGACATTTCGTGCGATCCGTCTCACCGTTGCCGTAA
- a CDS encoding branched-chain amino acid ABC transporter substrate-binding protein — protein sequence MAIFVPLRRSRPPTSTRSWHRPGVTRLVNSSTNRARPWDCLSDLRPDDQQGAVAAEYIHTNYRLEKIAVLDDKRTAGRGIVDVVEARLHRLGRQVSRQSYVAGERGFRALLSRMEKDRLRVAYIGGYHTEVGLLVRQAAEAKADLTVMANDPLMTSEFWAITGSAGNGTLFTFMPNPAGNANAASAVAGLKASGLPGEGYTLYACAAVQAWAEAVNRSGSFNADRVASALRSRPIDRFDKRRDNSASGFLVYRWRDGHVERVKKY from the coding sequence TTGGCCATTTTTGTTCCTCTTCGTCGATCCCGGCCTCCGACATCTACGCGAAGCTGGCATCGTCCAGGTGTTACCAGGCTCGTCAACTCCTCAACTAACAGAGCACGGCCTTGGGACTGTCTTTCGGATCTGCGGCCCGACGACCAACAGGGAGCCGTTGCCGCCGAGTACATTCACACGAATTATCGCCTCGAGAAAATCGCGGTGCTGGACGACAAGAGGACTGCTGGCAGGGGGATTGTCGACGTGGTTGAAGCCCGGCTTCATCGATTGGGACGGCAGGTGAGCCGGCAAAGCTATGTTGCCGGTGAAAGGGGCTTCAGAGCCTTGCTCTCAAGAATGGAGAAGGACCGGCTGCGCGTCGCCTATATCGGCGGCTACCACACCGAAGTCGGATTGTTGGTACGCCAGGCAGCAGAAGCAAAAGCAGACCTCACGGTCATGGCGAACGATCCGCTGATGACCTCCGAATTCTGGGCCATTACCGGCAGCGCTGGGAATGGCACATTGTTTACCTTCATGCCCAACCCCGCTGGGAACGCCAATGCTGCCAGTGCGGTCGCCGGACTCAAAGCTTCCGGGCTGCCCGGTGAAGGCTACACACTATACGCTTGTGCCGCTGTGCAAGCCTGGGCAGAGGCGGTGAACCGGAGCGGCTCCTTCAATGCTGACCGGGTCGCCAGCGCGCTTCGTTCCCGACCGATCGACCGGTTCGACAAAAGGAGGGACAACTCGGCTTCTGGATTTTTGGTTTATCGCTGGCGCGACGGTCATGTCGAGCGTGTCAAGAAGTACTGA
- a CDS encoding ABC transporter substrate-binding protein, translating into MTGSSAAFGAQMRDGAAAAVEVLNASGQLPDNAKTILSVADDACDPRQAVAVANKLTTERILLVVGHFCSSSSIPASDIYAKLASSRCYQARQLLN; encoded by the coding sequence ATGACCGGAAGCAGCGCTGCATTCGGCGCGCAAATGCGCGATGGTGCGGCTGCGGCGGTCGAGGTCCTGAACGCCTCAGGCCAGCTTCCCGATAATGCCAAAACTATATTGAGCGTCGCTGACGACGCCTGCGACCCTAGGCAAGCTGTCGCAGTCGCGAATAAGCTCACGACAGAGCGGATCCTGTTGGTGGTTGGCCATTTTTGTTCCTCTTCGTCGATCCCGGCCTCCGACATCTACGCGAAGCTGGCATCGTCCAGGTGTTACCAGGCTCGTCAACTCCTCAACTAA